Proteins encoded together in one Pelagicoccus albus window:
- a CDS encoding STAS domain-containing protein gives MPEDNPVFLVDPYSSPVAVRITGRASFQNVVPLKEFLKSSYATGKRDFVFDFSLCSGMDSTVLGVLAGCALELRRLEPKGSLVLSRLSDRNLELVKNLGLHRIATVDTGNGAAESGGGGATTALSAKQLNELENARLCLEAHENLVAADSENQEKFQDVIAYLKNRVEDEA, from the coding sequence ATGCCAGAAGACAATCCTGTTTTTTTAGTTGATCCGTATTCCAGCCCAGTCGCGGTGCGGATCACTGGTCGTGCGTCCTTTCAGAACGTAGTGCCACTCAAGGAATTTCTTAAAAGTTCCTATGCGACGGGCAAACGGGACTTCGTGTTCGATTTCAGCCTCTGCTCAGGGATGGACAGTACCGTCCTAGGCGTTTTGGCGGGTTGTGCTCTGGAGTTGCGACGCCTCGAGCCCAAGGGGTCACTCGTTCTTTCTCGATTGAGCGACAGAAATCTCGAGTTGGTCAAAAACCTCGGCCTCCATCGTATCGCCACTGTTGACACTGGCAATGGTGCGGCTGAATCGGGAGGTGGAGGAGCAACTACAGCTTTGAGCGCGAAGCAGCTCAATGAGCTGGAAAACGCGCGTCTCTGTCTCGAGGCGCACGAAAATCTAGTAGCAGCGGATTCGGAAAACCAAGAGAAGTTCCAAGACGTCATCGCCTACTTGAAGAATCGGGTAGAAGACGAGGCCTAG
- a CDS encoding PP2C family protein-serine/threonine phosphatase, whose product MVWFIVLSLLQLTVFAGWLYFRELKRSSEYLERAQLAQQEKLIVADFMHEMVKALGEGLSESELFQRIVHASVASTGALSACVFKKTEGDTLKSVAVEGLFPPHRPLSDHVSSQIATRAKFLENVLRSEEFPVSEGIAGEAFRTKQTIRITGDDPRVVQHGDPALKVTAAICAPIVFRDEVLGVLSVCNSSDGDAFTATDESVVQSLAEQAGLAIKYNTFLGLLMERKQIDVDLALARNIQMMLLPQSLPEVEGVDIDSRYVSSHTIGGDLYDVIPLGDKRFGVAVADVSGKGIPASIIMAICRTNLHRVAQSGQSPASVLSEVNRAMTGEVKQDMYVTVLYAVVDLERDEIIYARAGHERPLLCSVDRVRGGSSASYPDSNGFPVGMMEQDIFDPFLDEKTLPFRRGDIFMAFTDGVIETSNATGKEFSTARLADSVKASRSKDAKGINDVLLGSLESFSGKSTYDDDLTLVTIKRV is encoded by the coding sequence ATGGTTTGGTTCATCGTTCTCTCTCTGTTGCAGCTGACTGTATTTGCCGGTTGGCTGTACTTTCGGGAGTTGAAACGGAGTTCCGAATACTTGGAACGGGCCCAGCTCGCTCAGCAGGAAAAGCTTATCGTCGCTGATTTCATGCACGAGATGGTGAAGGCATTGGGGGAAGGCTTAAGCGAATCGGAGCTTTTCCAGCGCATCGTGCATGCGTCAGTTGCGAGCACCGGGGCCCTCAGCGCCTGCGTATTCAAGAAAACAGAGGGTGATACTCTCAAGAGCGTCGCGGTTGAGGGGCTATTTCCTCCGCACAGACCACTCTCGGACCACGTGAGCTCACAGATCGCCACTAGAGCCAAGTTTTTAGAGAACGTGCTTCGTTCCGAAGAGTTCCCAGTCAGCGAAGGGATCGCGGGCGAGGCGTTTCGGACCAAGCAGACCATTCGCATCACGGGTGATGATCCACGAGTCGTCCAACATGGGGATCCTGCCTTAAAGGTCACTGCTGCGATTTGCGCGCCGATCGTTTTTAGAGACGAAGTGCTAGGGGTGCTGTCCGTTTGTAATTCTTCCGATGGTGACGCCTTTACAGCGACCGATGAATCAGTTGTCCAATCGTTAGCTGAACAGGCTGGCTTGGCGATCAAGTACAACACCTTCCTGGGCCTGCTGATGGAGCGTAAGCAAATCGACGTCGATTTGGCTCTCGCGAGAAATATTCAGATGATGCTGCTTCCGCAATCCCTGCCCGAGGTCGAAGGTGTGGATATCGACTCGCGCTATGTTTCCTCCCACACGATTGGAGGCGACCTTTACGATGTGATCCCTCTTGGCGATAAGCGGTTCGGCGTAGCAGTGGCAGATGTATCTGGAAAAGGGATACCGGCATCTATTATAATGGCAATTTGCAGGACAAATTTGCACCGAGTGGCTCAGTCGGGGCAATCGCCTGCTTCCGTTCTGAGTGAAGTTAATCGCGCTATGACGGGTGAAGTGAAACAGGATATGTATGTGACCGTCCTATACGCGGTAGTTGATCTGGAGCGGGACGAAATCATTTACGCGAGAGCTGGCCACGAGCGGCCGCTTTTGTGCTCCGTTGATCGTGTTCGTGGAGGATCCTCAGCTTCCTATCCTGATAGTAACGGGTTCCCGGTCGGTATGATGGAGCAGGACATATTTGATCCATTTCTGGACGAGAAAACGCTTCCGTTTAGGAGGGGCGATATCTTTATGGCCTTCACAGATGGAGTGATCGAAACCAGCAACGCGACCGGTAAGGAATTTTCCACCGCCCGCCTTGCTGATTCTGTGAAAGCATCTCGCTCGAAAGATGCAAAAGGTATCAACGACGTTTTGCTGGGCTCGCTCGAGAGCTTTAGTGGGAAATCCACTTACGACGATGATCTTACGCTTGTTACGATCAAGCGGGTTTGA
- a CDS encoding GNAT family N-acetyltransferase — MPKQLFSTERLDVREIDMGDVKDIFEVYSDEEAMTWVGDGSPIKYTDCIKWVDITLENYKQRGYGLSAIYEKTTSKHIGFCGIVHPGGQPEPELKYALRKEYWGHGYGTEVAKGMTSYGQKELQLPRIISTVAEEHSASQKVLQKAGYSYQSSITEDDNSRTLTFAIG, encoded by the coding sequence ATGCCTAAGCAACTTTTCTCCACCGAAAGACTCGATGTCCGAGAAATCGACATGGGAGATGTTAAGGACATTTTCGAAGTTTACAGTGACGAGGAGGCCATGACTTGGGTCGGAGACGGCAGCCCGATTAAATACACCGACTGTATCAAATGGGTGGATATCACTTTGGAAAACTACAAACAAAGAGGATATGGCCTTTCGGCTATTTACGAAAAAACGACGTCGAAGCATATCGGATTTTGCGGCATCGTTCACCCAGGCGGACAACCCGAGCCTGAACTTAAATACGCTCTGAGAAAAGAGTATTGGGGCCACGGGTACGGGACAGAAGTCGCCAAGGGTATGACTAGCTACGGCCAAAAAGAACTCCAACTACCCCGAATCATTTCCACCGTAGCAGAGGAGCATTCAGCCTCTCAGAAAGTGCTACAAAAAGCTGGATACAGCTACCAAAGCTCGATCACCGAAGATGATAATTCAAGAACCCTAACCTTCGCCATCGGTTAA
- a CDS encoding shikimate kinase: MLRILVFGNSGSGKSTFAKNLACLPEVAHLDLDSIAWKPNQPGVRETLHLSFEAIDTFISEHSKWVIEGCYSSLLEYAADSANSMVFLNPGVKACQSNCRNRPWEPHKYSSPAAQDKNLTMLLDWVASYESKDDEFSLQQHQMLFDSFDGKKYELKSNSESKELLQSLKSTYG; this comes from the coding sequence ATGCTACGAATCCTCGTTTTCGGTAATTCCGGATCTGGCAAATCGACTTTCGCAAAGAATCTCGCCTGCCTCCCCGAGGTCGCTCATCTCGACCTCGATTCAATTGCATGGAAACCTAACCAGCCGGGCGTGCGCGAAACGTTGCACCTAAGTTTCGAGGCTATAGACACTTTCATCTCCGAGCACTCAAAATGGGTGATAGAAGGGTGCTACTCCAGCCTGCTGGAATATGCAGCCGACTCAGCAAACTCCATGGTATTTCTAAATCCAGGGGTAAAGGCATGTCAGAGCAACTGCCGAAATCGTCCTTGGGAGCCGCACAAATACTCCTCCCCCGCCGCACAGGACAAAAACCTAACAATGCTGTTGGACTGGGTGGCGTCCTACGAATCCAAAGATGACGAATTCTCTTTGCAGCAGCATCAAATGCTCTTCGATTCGTTCGACGGGAAAAAATACGAGCTCAAAAGCAACAGCGAATCGAAGGAGCTTCTGCAGAGTTTGAAATCAACCTATGGTTGA
- a CDS encoding helix-turn-helix domain-containing protein: MPSDDYPHKLVPPSERYPTWQGKAQEGLLYLGWGARNFSDEAIPVHSNPGWTYWVLLEGNVTIQHRNGSRDFTEGEGLRCGPRYPFGFPLQKGNSIKVLNWIWKDKSEGNECSENEAETVAFSKDQIRMLAALHEQSRILTLDTSANGLATLAHIRSLLDLAFQRARDSQNSSDGQNRVLAARQWMLHNLNKTNPSSSLARFLDISPMTLHRLFINEVGESPGAHFRKLKMEQARNLLRLEGHSVKSVAFDMGYRHPQDFSRAYKKRFGACPKKEQTNS, from the coding sequence ATGCCATCTGATGACTACCCACACAAACTTGTACCTCCGTCGGAGCGTTACCCGACCTGGCAAGGCAAGGCTCAGGAGGGACTTCTCTACCTGGGATGGGGAGCTAGAAACTTCAGCGACGAGGCGATTCCGGTCCATAGCAATCCGGGCTGGACCTACTGGGTGCTCCTGGAAGGAAACGTCACGATCCAACACCGAAACGGCAGCCGCGACTTCACTGAAGGCGAAGGACTGCGCTGTGGGCCAAGGTACCCATTCGGCTTCCCGTTACAAAAAGGGAACTCCATCAAAGTCCTCAATTGGATTTGGAAGGACAAATCGGAAGGTAATGAATGTAGTGAGAACGAGGCAGAAACCGTAGCGTTCTCAAAGGACCAAATTCGCATGCTTGCAGCCCTGCACGAGCAAAGCCGCATCCTGACCTTGGATACATCCGCCAACGGTCTAGCCACCCTCGCTCACATAAGAAGTCTGCTGGACCTAGCCTTTCAAAGAGCTCGCGACAGTCAGAACAGTAGCGACGGGCAAAACCGCGTCCTAGCAGCGCGTCAATGGATGTTGCACAATCTAAACAAGACAAATCCCTCTTCCTCACTCGCTCGATTCCTAGACATTTCGCCCATGACCCTGCACCGCCTTTTCATAAACGAAGTTGGCGAATCCCCCGGAGCGCACTTCCGAAAACTGAAAATGGAACAGGCTCGCAACCTACTCCGACTAGAAGGTCACTCCGTCAAAAGCGTCGCCTTCGATATGGGTTACAGGCATCCTCAAGACTTCAGCAGAGCTTACAAAAAACGCTTCGGGGCCTGCCCTAAGAAAGAGCAAACGAACTCGTGA
- a CDS encoding SDR family NAD(P)-dependent oxidoreductase has protein sequence MKNAFDLTGQRALITGGGTGLGLGMAKCLVACGAEVVLVGRRENALQEAVEGIGERASYRVCDVTELERIPALVEGVETEIGPVDTLINNAGVHLKKDASEISDTAFQNVMQTHVNAGFALSREFGKRMMERGTGNIIFTASMASLFGIPLVAAYSAAKTAHLGLVRALAADFSPRGVRINAIAPGWIHSEMMHKALDADPKRKEKILTRTPLGVFGDPEDIGWAAAYLASPAAKFITGVCLPVDGGASVGF, from the coding sequence ATGAAAAACGCATTTGATCTCACTGGACAGCGAGCTCTCATCACTGGGGGGGGCACCGGATTGGGCCTCGGAATGGCTAAATGCTTGGTTGCTTGCGGCGCGGAAGTGGTGCTGGTTGGCCGCCGGGAGAACGCTTTGCAGGAAGCGGTTGAAGGCATCGGAGAAAGGGCGAGTTACCGAGTTTGCGACGTGACCGAGTTGGAGCGTATTCCTGCTTTGGTCGAAGGAGTCGAGACGGAGATCGGGCCGGTGGATACTTTGATCAACAATGCCGGCGTGCATCTGAAAAAGGATGCCAGCGAGATTTCCGATACCGCTTTTCAAAATGTCATGCAGACGCATGTGAATGCTGGCTTCGCCCTCAGTCGCGAGTTCGGAAAACGCATGATGGAGCGTGGCACCGGAAATATCATTTTCACCGCTTCGATGGCTTCTCTTTTTGGAATTCCGCTGGTGGCGGCTTACTCCGCTGCGAAGACCGCTCACCTTGGGCTGGTGCGTGCTTTGGCCGCCGATTTCTCTCCTCGTGGAGTTCGTATCAACGCGATCGCTCCCGGCTGGATTCACTCCGAAATGATGCATAAGGCCCTCGATGCGGATCCTAAGCGCAAGGAGAAGATTCTTACGCGAACTCCCTTGGGCGTGTTTGGCGATCCAGAAGACATTGGTTGGGCGGCGGCTTATCTTGCCTCACCAGCAGCCAAGTTTATCACCGGAGTTTGCCTGCCAGTGGATGGCGGCGCCTCTGTTGGATTTTAA
- a CDS encoding mannonate dehydratase, with protein MHLGFGLYRHMLDQEHLRFAKQCGATHIVVHLVDYFNQAGDGSDQPTSGGRGGGWGHAGDPDKLWSREELQAVKDLIEGEGLIWHAVENFDPAHWHDVLLDGPKKEQQIEGLKQTIRLLGEMGVAIMGYNFSLAGVYGRTIGTYGRGEAGGVGMEGFVDEEPMPDGMVWNMTFDENATGTAQRTRISSDELWERLTYFLNELVPVAEEAGVQLAAHPDDPPVPRLRDTPRLVYQPDMYQRLLDIVPSKASGLEYCLGTLAEMTEGDIYEATEKYAAQQKIGYIHFRNVRGKVPDYREVFIDEGDIDMVRILEILKKHDFQGVLIPDHAPGMACSAPWYAGMAYSMGYMKSAMAALEK; from the coding sequence ATGCACTTAGGATTTGGTTTATACCGACACATGCTCGACCAAGAGCACTTGCGTTTCGCCAAGCAATGCGGAGCCACGCATATCGTCGTCCACTTGGTCGACTATTTTAACCAAGCAGGAGACGGAAGCGATCAACCCACTAGCGGCGGCCGTGGTGGAGGCTGGGGCCATGCAGGTGATCCCGATAAGCTTTGGAGTCGCGAGGAGCTGCAAGCGGTCAAGGATCTGATCGAAGGGGAGGGCTTGATCTGGCACGCGGTGGAGAATTTCGATCCTGCCCATTGGCACGATGTTTTGCTCGATGGACCAAAGAAGGAACAGCAGATCGAAGGCTTGAAGCAGACCATCCGCCTTTTGGGGGAAATGGGAGTGGCCATCATGGGCTACAATTTTAGCTTGGCCGGCGTTTATGGTCGTACCATCGGAACCTACGGTCGCGGTGAAGCGGGTGGAGTGGGTATGGAGGGCTTCGTGGACGAAGAGCCTATGCCGGATGGAATGGTCTGGAACATGACTTTTGATGAGAACGCGACTGGCACTGCGCAGCGGACACGAATCAGCAGCGATGAGTTGTGGGAGCGTTTGACCTATTTTCTAAATGAGTTGGTCCCGGTGGCGGAAGAGGCCGGCGTGCAACTAGCTGCCCATCCGGACGATCCTCCCGTGCCTCGCTTGCGGGATACTCCGCGACTCGTCTATCAACCAGACATGTATCAACGCCTCCTAGACATCGTTCCCAGCAAAGCGAGCGGTTTAGAGTATTGCCTCGGCACCCTGGCGGAGATGACGGAAGGGGATATCTACGAGGCTACCGAGAAATACGCCGCGCAACAAAAGATTGGATACATTCATTTTCGAAATGTGCGAGGCAAGGTGCCCGACTATCGTGAAGTGTTCATCGATGAAGGGGATATCGATATGGTCCGTATTTTAGAAATTCTTAAGAAGCACGATTTCCAGGGAGTCCTCATTCCAGACCACGCACCAGGTATGGCTTGCAGCGCTCCGTGGTACGCCGGAATGGCTTACTCCATGGGCTACATGAAGTCCGCTATGGCAGCTTTGGAAAAGTAG
- a CDS encoding alkene reductase, producing MTASPKLLEPIKLGDLQLNNRVVHAPMTRTKAEADFTPTDLMGEYYAQRSGAGLLIAEATAVSPDAIAWMHQPGAFKPKHVEGWKKVTDAVHAKGSKIFLQIWHPGRATHTALNNGTLAVAPSAIRLENDQIHTPEGKKDYETPRALETEEIPGIVAQFKQAAIYAQEANFDGVEIHGANGYLIDQFLQSKTNHRADGYGGSIENRYRFLDEVVQAVLDVFPANRVGVRLAPNGVFNDMGSNDYQEQFLYVASRLNEYSLAYLHMMDGLAFGFHERGEPLTLAQFREVYHGTLIGNCGYTQETAEQRISSGEADMIAFGRPFISTPDLVERFQHGWALNEELDPAKWYLPVTSEGYTDLPTAQEAELA from the coding sequence ATGACCGCTTCACCAAAACTTCTCGAACCGATCAAGCTCGGAGACCTTCAGCTAAACAACCGCGTGGTGCACGCGCCCATGACACGGACCAAGGCCGAGGCCGACTTTACGCCTACCGATCTCATGGGCGAATACTATGCCCAACGATCTGGAGCCGGCCTCCTGATCGCAGAAGCGACTGCCGTCTCCCCCGACGCGATCGCTTGGATGCACCAGCCCGGAGCCTTCAAACCAAAACACGTAGAGGGTTGGAAAAAAGTCACCGATGCGGTCCACGCGAAGGGCAGCAAAATTTTCCTGCAAATCTGGCACCCAGGCCGAGCCACCCACACCGCCTTGAACAACGGCACCCTCGCGGTTGCCCCTTCCGCAATCCGCCTCGAAAACGACCAAATCCACACCCCGGAAGGAAAAAAAGACTACGAAACGCCCCGAGCTCTGGAAACGGAGGAGATCCCGGGAATCGTTGCCCAATTCAAACAGGCGGCCATCTACGCGCAGGAAGCGAATTTCGACGGAGTGGAAATCCACGGAGCGAACGGCTATCTGATTGACCAATTCCTTCAGTCCAAAACCAACCACCGCGCTGACGGATATGGAGGATCGATTGAAAACCGCTACCGCTTCCTCGACGAAGTGGTCCAAGCAGTTCTCGACGTTTTTCCCGCGAATCGAGTCGGAGTTCGCCTCGCCCCCAATGGAGTCTTCAACGACATGGGCTCCAACGACTACCAAGAGCAATTCCTATATGTCGCGTCTCGACTCAACGAATACAGCTTGGCCTACCTTCATATGATGGACGGGCTCGCCTTCGGCTTTCACGAGCGCGGCGAGCCGCTCACTTTGGCTCAATTTCGCGAAGTCTACCATGGGACTCTAATCGGAAATTGTGGATACACGCAAGAAACAGCGGAGCAACGTATCTCTTCCGGCGAGGCGGACATGATCGCCTTTGGCCGTCCTTTCATCAGCACTCCCGATCTCGTAGAGAGATTCCAACACGGCTGGGCGCTAAATGAAGAACTGGATCCGGCCAAATGGTACCTTCCTGTAACAAGCGAAGGATACACGGATCTCCCCACCGCCCAAGAGGCGGAGCTGGCGTAA
- a CDS encoding amino acid aminotransferase, with translation MSYFDTVSLAPADPILSLTEAFKADKNPEKINLSVGVFVDQSGVTPILETVKEAERRILEASTSKSYLPMTGTPAYASLTQKLCFGEEIAESLQGKVTSLQTPGGTGALRVAADFIAKNTSAQTIWLSNPTWANHKGIFGAPGLKLGTYDYFDSANLSLDYDAFLKSLESIPAGDVVVLHGCCHNPTGVDLTPEQWEDVAKIAAAKKWIPLVDFAYQGFGDGIVEDAAAARIVAKAGLPAFVCQSFSKNLGLYQDRVGALHVITDDASNLANVVSQLKISVRVNYSNPPAHGGAIVTTILSDEKLTEQWHAELKAMRDRIASVRTQFVDALKAAGVEKDFTFLTQQKGMFSFTGLGKEQATALREEHSVYIVDSGRINVAGITDSNIDRVVAAIKAVL, from the coding sequence ATGTCCTACTTCGACACCGTCAGCCTCGCTCCCGCCGATCCGATCCTCAGCCTCACCGAGGCTTTCAAGGCAGACAAAAACCCCGAAAAAATTAACCTTTCGGTGGGCGTCTTCGTTGATCAATCCGGAGTCACCCCCATCCTCGAGACCGTCAAGGAAGCCGAGCGCCGCATACTCGAAGCCTCGACTTCCAAGAGCTACCTGCCCATGACCGGCACCCCAGCCTATGCAAGCCTCACCCAGAAGCTCTGCTTTGGTGAAGAGATCGCCGAGAGCCTGCAAGGCAAAGTCACTTCCTTGCAAACGCCAGGCGGCACCGGAGCCCTGAGAGTTGCGGCCGACTTCATCGCTAAAAACACTTCCGCCCAAACCATCTGGCTTTCCAATCCTACTTGGGCCAACCACAAGGGCATTTTCGGCGCTCCCGGATTGAAGCTGGGCACCTACGACTACTTCGATTCCGCCAACTTGAGCCTCGACTACGATGCATTCCTAAAGTCGCTCGAATCCATTCCCGCAGGCGATGTCGTCGTACTGCACGGATGCTGCCACAACCCAACCGGAGTGGACCTGACCCCTGAACAGTGGGAAGACGTGGCCAAGATCGCTGCCGCCAAAAAGTGGATACCGCTGGTGGACTTCGCCTACCAAGGCTTTGGCGATGGCATAGTGGAAGACGCCGCCGCGGCCCGCATAGTGGCCAAAGCGGGATTGCCAGCTTTTGTCTGCCAATCGTTTTCCAAGAATCTCGGACTCTACCAGGATCGCGTCGGAGCCCTGCACGTGATCACCGACGACGCCAGCAACTTGGCAAACGTAGTGAGCCAACTGAAAATTTCGGTCCGCGTAAACTACTCCAATCCGCCAGCCCACGGTGGAGCAATCGTCACCACAATCCTTTCCGACGAGAAGCTCACCGAACAATGGCATGCCGAGCTGAAGGCTATGAGAGACCGGATCGCCAGCGTGCGCACCCAGTTTGTCGACGCCTTGAAAGCAGCCGGAGTCGAAAAGGACTTCACCTTCCTGACTCAGCAAAAAGGCATGTTCTCATTCACAGGCTTGGGCAAGGAACAGGCAACCGCTCTACGCGAGGAGCACAGTGTGTACATCGTCGATTCAGGCCGCATCAACGTAGCGGGCATAACTGATTCCAATATCGATCGGGTCGTCGCGGCCATCAAAGCCGTTCTCTGA
- a CDS encoding non-ribosomal peptide synthetase translates to MTRLFSNLESFGNSVALVCQDGSELNYRELAERADLFCRNMAANPGLLALEASNDLESILALIGACRANCPVLLLGPGDLEQKSHIQGIFRPDYIFRGEEGAKVIEPQSDSPERERYYPELALMLSTSGSAGSAKLVRLSHQNLISNAHSIIEYLDLKPEDRAVTNLPLHYSFGLSILTSHLLCGASLLSTSLSIVDEEIWELLETKKVSSLSGVPRTYEILAQNGFLDRDLPDLKTMTQAGGKLEPHLVELFANKLSKAGKRFFVMYGQTEASPRISYLPPDYASSDSDSIGQSVPGGRIRIVDSEGNDIEQANTPGELVYEGPNVMMGYATCREDLAKGQGPSELKTGDIVIRKENGLFKIVGRASRFVKLAGLRISLDDVERIVKEDGTACLATGDDRQLLIAIEQGDESQSGKLKEKIAQKLKIPLPSVSVLPFAELPLLPSGKPDYVSVKNEAKRQADRQGSSDLRSEIATLLGRDSLQDHETFYNAGGDSLSYIEANFLVEKHFGQAVPSWEKIPFGKLFALDPDTDHSGEVSQPRPLDSLFIARSIAIALAMVSHAFLQFKVWGELPEFWRLFTRAATPTFLIIFGIGLARNYSRRAEAKDLKLLASRFLPKAATIYLAIVANLICSLIGKKLSFQDMLEALLFMHGGRFIDILALYCVLYALMPFVVKFIEERRFTGIWVLIVIPWTLWPFLHEIDSQSYLLSFLFGIGQEVGPSVPYALTFCLFGYAMGAKVQKDGRGKDAVYILLLAFGALFFGLTHEGISGAIEGIGDISLRRENHPLYFAFGILSAIVILLLAKGLAKFTKDSENAKLAFGLGANSIFSFTFGNMVLNLGPTPYTGLLPGLALSAAFMLGLTMITYDISRPKPRFFGPITRWIQRGFRTILFTGKRRSNPRS, encoded by the coding sequence ATGACACGCCTGTTCTCGAATCTTGAGTCCTTCGGAAATAGCGTAGCTCTCGTTTGCCAAGACGGAAGTGAGTTGAACTATCGGGAACTGGCCGAGAGAGCGGACCTATTCTGCCGAAACATGGCGGCAAATCCGGGTCTACTTGCTTTGGAAGCAAGCAATGATCTCGAATCAATCTTAGCATTAATTGGTGCCTGCCGGGCCAATTGTCCCGTTCTGCTGCTAGGACCAGGAGACCTCGAGCAAAAGTCCCATATACAAGGAATATTTCGGCCCGACTATATATTCAGAGGCGAAGAGGGAGCCAAGGTAATAGAACCGCAAAGCGACTCGCCGGAAAGAGAGCGCTACTACCCAGAGCTCGCCTTGATGCTGTCGACCTCAGGAAGCGCCGGAAGCGCTAAGCTCGTAAGGCTCTCCCATCAGAACCTCATCTCTAACGCCCACTCGATAATCGAGTACCTCGACCTCAAACCAGAGGACCGGGCAGTAACCAATCTTCCACTACACTATTCGTTCGGACTTTCGATCTTAACCTCTCATCTGCTCTGCGGAGCCTCCCTCCTCTCCACATCGCTTTCCATAGTCGACGAGGAGATTTGGGAATTGCTCGAGACAAAAAAAGTAAGCTCCCTTTCCGGAGTTCCTCGCACTTACGAAATTCTCGCTCAAAACGGATTTCTCGATCGCGACCTGCCAGACCTGAAGACGATGACTCAAGCCGGAGGGAAGCTTGAACCACACTTGGTCGAACTCTTCGCCAACAAGCTTTCCAAAGCTGGAAAACGTTTCTTCGTGATGTATGGGCAAACCGAGGCATCTCCTCGCATTTCATATCTTCCACCAGATTACGCCTCCAGCGACTCGGACTCTATCGGACAATCTGTACCGGGTGGACGGATACGAATAGTCGACAGCGAGGGGAACGACATAGAGCAAGCGAACACTCCTGGAGAACTTGTCTACGAGGGGCCTAACGTCATGATGGGCTACGCGACTTGCCGCGAGGATCTAGCCAAAGGGCAAGGCCCCAGCGAACTGAAGACTGGCGACATCGTTATCCGAAAAGAGAACGGTCTCTTCAAGATTGTCGGTAGAGCGAGTCGCTTCGTGAAGCTCGCTGGTCTTCGAATCAGTTTGGACGACGTCGAACGCATCGTCAAAGAGGACGGCACGGCTTGTCTCGCGACGGGAGACGATAGACAACTTCTCATCGCCATCGAGCAAGGTGACGAATCCCAATCTGGAAAGCTGAAAGAGAAAATCGCCCAGAAACTTAAAATCCCGCTACCTTCTGTTAGCGTACTGCCCTTTGCGGAGCTGCCTCTCCTACCATCCGGAAAGCCCGACTACGTCAGCGTCAAGAACGAAGCCAAACGGCAGGCCGATCGCCAAGGATCATCTGATTTGCGAAGCGAGATCGCTACCCTCCTAGGGCGAGACTCATTACAAGATCACGAAACGTTCTACAACGCCGGAGGAGATTCGCTAAGCTATATCGAAGCGAATTTCCTAGTGGAAAAACACTTTGGCCAAGCAGTCCCTAGCTGGGAGAAAATCCCTTTCGGCAAACTGTTCGCTCTCGATCCTGATACAGATCACAGCGGTGAAGTTTCCCAGCCCCGGCCGTTGGACAGTCTCTTTATCGCTCGTTCGATCGCCATCGCCCTAGCCATGGTTTCCCACGCCTTTTTGCAGTTCAAGGTATGGGGAGAGCTTCCTGAATTCTGGAGACTCTTCACCCGGGCAGCGACTCCTACATTTCTGATAATCTTTGGTATCGGTCTAGCTCGGAACTATAGCCGGCGAGCCGAGGCGAAAGACTTGAAGCTGCTCGCCAGCCGTTTCTTGCCCAAAGCAGCGACGATCTACCTCGCCATCGTCGCCAACCTGATTTGCTCCCTCATAGGAAAAAAACTCTCGTTCCAGGACATGTTGGAGGCCCTGCTTTTCATGCATGGGGGACGCTTCATCGACATCTTGGCCCTGTACTGCGTGCTCTACGCATTGATGCCTTTCGTCGTTAAATTTATCGAGGAACGCCGGTTCACCGGGATCTGGGTACTGATCGTGATCCCTTGGACCCTTTGGCCCTTCTTGCACGAAATCGACAGCCAGTCCTACCTATTGTCCTTTCTATTTGGTATCGGACAAGAAGTCGGTCCAAGCGTACCCTACGCCCTCACATTCTGCCTGTTTGGTTATGCCATGGGAGCCAAGGTCCAGAAGGATGGACGAGGGAAAGACGCGGTCTACATCCTCCTCCTTGCCTTCGGAGCCCTCTTTTTCGGGCTTACTCACGAAGGCATTTCCGGAGCAATCGAAGGGATCGGAGATATTTCGCTTCGACGAGAAAACCACCCCCTCTACTTCGCCTTCGGCATTCTCTCCGCGATCGTTATCCTGCTGCTGGCCAAAGGGCTTGCGAAGTTTACTAAGGATTCCGAAAACGCAAAACTGGCGTTCGGCCTAGGGGCTAATTCCATCTTTTCGTTCACCTTCGGCAACATGGTCCTAAACCTAGGGCCTACGCCGTATACTGGACTTCTGCCGGGACTAGCCCTGTCAGCGGCCTTCATGCTGGGGCTTACCATGATTACCTACGATATCAGCCGTCCCAAGCCGCGCTTTTTTGGTCCCATCACTCGCTGGATTCAGAGAGGATTTCGCACTATCCTCTTCACCGGGAAAAGGCGGAGTAACCCACGAAGCTAA